One stretch of Glycine soja cultivar W05 chromosome 7, ASM419377v2, whole genome shotgun sequence DNA includes these proteins:
- the LOC114420512 gene encoding uncharacterized protein LOC114420512, which produces MHYRSLIGCLIYLTATRPDILFAVSILSRFMHCASEVYLQAAKRVIRYVKGTLDYGIMYSLSHNFKLHGYSDSDWTGCIDDMRSTSGYCFSFGSGVFSWCFKKQEVVAQSTTEAEYVAIVATVNQALWIRKIMTDLHMKQEESTQIFVDNQAAI; this is translated from the coding sequence ATGCATTACAGAAGCTTGATTGGTTGCTTAATATATCTTACTGCAACCAGACCTGACATTTTGTTTGCAGTAAGTATACTTTCAAGGTTCATGCATTGTGCTAGTGAAGTTTATCTTCAAGCTGCCAAACGAGTTATTAGATATGTTAAAGGCACTTTAGACTATGGTATAATGTACTCtctttctcataattttaagcTCCATGGATATTCTGATAGTGACTGGACAGGTTGTATTGATGACATGAGAAGCACCTCTGGTTATTGTTTTTCCTTTGGTTCTGGAGTCTTTTCTTGGTGTTTTAAAAAGCAAGAAGTTGTAGCTCAATCAACTACAGAAGCAGAGTATGTAGCTATTGTTGCTACAGTGAATCAAGCTCTTTGGATCAGGAAAATTATGACAGATTTGCATATGAAACAAGAAGAAAGCACACAGATTTTTGTGGACAACCAGGCTGCAATCTAA